The nucleotide window GGTGTGCAGGAGGGCCAGATCTTTGGGGTGAGGATACCAAGCATCATTGGATCCTAGTTCCAAGCTCAGGGGCAGCTGCCTACCTTGGGTGCTGGGGGCTCCCCTTTCCCCGGGGTGTCGGTGCCTGCCTCCTGGGCAGCTGCTGCTTTCTTCCACTGTTCCACCTCCTGCTCGGCTTTCTGAGGGGCCAAGGCGGGTCTGCGTAAGGGGAGTCCTCCCTTCCCTATTCCACCCCCCAGCAGAAATAACCCCTACCACTCCCACTGCCCATGTGGAGAGGCTGCAATGCCCTGCAGGGGTCCCAGCCTGCCCACCAAACACACATACCTTATAGGCTTTGATGAAGCGACTGAAGAGGGAAAAGAACATGGAGGGGGACGTGGTCTTGGGGTTCTCTCCAAAGTACTCCACCACAGACTCGTAGGCTTCCTGCGGGCACAGCCTGTCAGCCCCACCAGCACAGACCCCTCGGAGCCTGACCACCGCTCTGTACCCCCTTAAGACACTGGCCACTTCATCTCTCCTCCTCCAGGCAGATGgctgctccctcctgccccatccCCCCAAGGCGTCCCTGCTGTGGTCACAGCGCTCCAGGCCTTGGCTACACAACCCCACCTAGGTAGTCCTTCACCCCCCAACCCAGCTTCCCCACCTCCCGGGCCGGGTCAGCCCCCGCCCACCTGAGCCGTCTTGCTGTCTGCCAGCAGCTTATCCATGATGGGCGAGTTGGCCCTCAGGAACTCCTTGAGCACTGCGCAGTCATCCTGCCGCACAAACTCCCGCTGGGTCAACTCCAGGCCTCGCTGCAGGGAGCGTACGTCGGCCAGCACGCTGTCCAGGGACACTGAGTGGGAGGTGGGGCAGTAGAGAAGCAGGGAATCAGAGAGGCAGCATTCCCGTCCAGTTACCTCCTGTGGTCCTGCTGCTTTCTCCCAACCTGTATCCGTCCCCAGGGCtgagcccctccccccacccatacCTGAGCCTGCCTTGTCCAGAAAGTGCAGGTCGCTGTGGAAACCTGTGAGCTGTGGGTACTTCTCAGCAATGACCTTCACCAGGTAGTGCAGCAGCGTCTGCTTGCGGTCAGTCGACTTCATCTCCAGCAGCTGCAATGAGGACCCGCTGTAAGCCCCAGGCCACCAGCCATCCCCCAGCCCCCGGGCCAGGGCACCTCTCCTTGCCCCCCCCTCACCGCATCCAGACTCTGGAGCCGGAAGCCATAGGCTGCTCCACGCTTGCTGCTGTTCATGTAGTTGCCGAAAGCCAGGACAATCTgcaagaggtggggtgggggtggcagggggagctCAGCCAGGTGTTGGGGCTGAGGAAACCCCCTAAAGTATAAATTGCACAAGAAGAAAAGGTGGTAAAGAGCAAGCCCTGCACTAAGCGCTCACCGAACTCCTGCGTGGATGCCTCAGGTCCATGACGCATGTACATGCGTGTCTGACACATGTGCACAGCCAACACCATGGCACACCCAATTTTGTCACCTGCTATCCTTACCCAAAACTGTGCTACCAACACCTCCTCCAAGGCTGTGGGGTCACCGTCTCCCTCACAGCCATGTCTATTGGTTCCCCGACAACACGATGCTCTGCTAATGAACCCTCAGGCAGGGTGTGAGGTGCGCTGTTGTAACATGTCCCCCAACCCCACCTTAGCTTTGCCCTCCTGAGCCTGGATGTTAGAAGTGGGAACCTTATCATTGTTGCATCCCAGGGactcagggcagggcctgggtctcCCTCTCACACAGCCCAGAACAGGCAAGGCATCATGGGTGGGCCCTGCCTCCTAGACCCTTGCCCTAGGCTCTCACCTCCAGGATCTGGCGGAGTTTGTCCGAGGACTTGATGGACATTGAGGCTGCAATGATGGCATTCAGttgctgggggtgggatgggggaggcatGGTAAGTTGGGGCGGGAGTTGGGGGAAGCCCATAGGAGGCTCAAGTACTCCCAGATGCCCTCTTGGAGACCAGGCTGCAAGCTGCCTCCTCCCCAATCCCAGCCCAGGCCGCATCGCCCTGCCAGCCCGCGCACACCGGCATGAGCAGCTGGGCAGTGTCTGGGAAGTTGCCCAGGAAGGTGAGCGTGTTCACGCGCTCGGGCAGGCGGGGGATGCGGCTGAAGCGCAGCATGAAACGGTCCTCCTCTGATAGCTCCTCTATGGGTCGCTGCTCCCGCTCGAAACGGGCGATGAGGCTATGTTCATACTCTGTGGGCAGGAAGCGGGTCAGCAACTCCAGGAAGTCCAGGCCAAGGGTCTGTAGGTCGTACCTGTGAGGGGAGGGGCCGGTATCACTCCACACTCACCAGTTCTTGAGAACAGGACCACTCCTACCCCATTacttgattgaataaatgaacttaACTATTTGCTATTGCCAACAGCTTCAGGGAATAAGAGATAACAGTCAAGGGAAGCTGGGAGCTAGGAAGCCCGGAGTCCCAATCATACATCAGTGGCGGATGTCCAAGCTGTAAATGCCTGGGCCTGAGTGCAAGGAAGCAAGAAGGCAAAAGGAACATCTCCATCCGGGCATGGACTCACAGTatgacctcagttttcttaacCTGAAAATGGGAACACAGTTCCCTGCCCTACTCTCCGACCAGCATTGGTATGAAACTTGATGGACTCCGTTCCATAGTTGGGGCTCTTTTACTATCTGCCTAACAACCCCAGCCTAGCAGAGGGGCTGCGCTGCCTATAAGCCTGGGGCAGAGGTACTCACGTCTCGATGGCCTGGCAGATGCGGTCCGCCCCCAGGTTGCCCTTGCGCAGGGTGATGGCCAGGTTCTTGGCCCGGTTGGCCTCGATGAGCGTGGCTTTGCTGGGGGCCTTCTGGGCTGCCTTACTCTTGAGAGCACTAAGGTCTAGATTGGGACCTTGGGACTTAGTCTTGAACTGCTCCTCAAAGTCACTCATGTCCAGCTCCTAAGGGTGCAGAGAGAGGAGGCGGGGCTGGGCGGGGCCGGGGTCTGGTGCGTTCCTGGCTGAGCACTGTGCTTGGTGCCAGAGCCACCTATCCAGCCCTGACCAGGCCACCAGCAGAGAAACAAACCAGTACCCAGCCTGACCATGCACCTTGATGGGGGATACAGGGGAAGCACATGGAGCACTAAGGAGGAGCAGGAACAGCACCCCATCCAGGGGACCCAGACTCCAAGCCGCTTCAGCTGAAGGAAGAGCCGAATTGGCCAGAGttaaaaagaggaaagggaagggcattccaggcagaggaacagcATGAGCAATGGCCTGGAGGCAACAGAACACAACCCGTTTGGAAAACTGAAAATGTAATTAGAAGGGCTGAGGCCCTGGTTGTCTGTGGGAAGGTGGTGGGAGAGGGGCctgaaaggaggagagaggccaGACTTAGGGGAGGGATGAGCCCCTCTGCAGGGATGGAGGGAACGCCTCCAAGGGAGTCAGGACACAGTGCCTACGAGATGCACTAGTCCAGTTTGGCTTAACCCCCATTCTTGGGCCTCCATGTCCTCCTCCATAAAATGGGGTAGAGGAGGTGACCACCCCCAGTGCCCAGCATGATCCAGGCAGGTCCCCCCCCTCCTCTGGTGCCCACACTGGCAGCAAGGCAGGACCACTCACCTGCAGCACCTTCTCGTCATTGAGCTCAGTGAAGACAGTGCCTGTGATCTGGTTGGGTTTCAGGGCCACCCAGTTTAAGAGTGGCATTCTGAACTTGGTCTGGATGGGTTTCTTGGCCTTCATTCCTGGGACAGAGAGGGAGTGGTCACTGGGGCAGTAGTAGGTGCCATGGCTGGAAGGAACCTGGGCCCAGTGAGGACAGACGGAGCAGACTGGAGGCAGTAGGAGGCCCACAGACAGAGGGTCCTGGAGGATACTGAAGCCAGagtacccccccccccaccgcaccTCCGCCTCGTCCCCCTGCCCTGGGCAGTCTACTCACCCGGGCCCATCTCTGAGCTAGGCCCTCCAAGAGCAGCAGAGGGACCTCCCGGAGGCGGTGGGGGCGGTGGAGGCACCGGCCCGTCAGCTCCGGGAGGCAGcggtggcggcgggggtgggggcggctgGTCTCCCGgcagcggcggcgggggcgggggctccgGACTGCctgggaggggcggggccagTGGGGGCGCCAGGGGCGTGGCTTCCTGCTGGGAGGGGAGACCAGGTAGTgggggcggcagcggcggcggtggGGTTGCTGCTCCGGGAACCGGCTCTGCTGCAGGTGGAAGTTCTGAGCCCAGCGAGaaccggggagggggcggggagaaggGCGTGTCAATTTCTTAGGTTGAGGGGTTGTGTCGCCGCCTCCCCGCCCTACGCATGCGCACTGGGCTCGTTTAGACCCACCCGCACCTGCCTGAGCCACGCCCACAATCCAAACCTacctctcccacctctccccgCCTGAGATGTCCCCAGGCTCCCTCACGCAGGTCCCGGTTCCGCCATTCCTACCCCACCCGGCTTGAAGCTCCTGCACACCTGGGCTGGGGGAGCCGGTGGGCACCCCCGGAGTCGGGGCATCACTGCCGCTCGGAGTTGCCACAGCGACCGGGAGGATCTCGATGGAGACGGCATCCCCGGGCCCCCTCAGGATACGGATCAACCCcttctcctccagctcctccacCTTCAGCTCGAGCGCTGAGGGCCGCGCCGGGGCAGGGGCAGGCACTTTCTCAGGCTCAGAGGGACGTCTGGAGGTGCCCATGGGGGTCG belongs to Eubalaena glacialis isolate mEubGla1 chromosome 19, mEubGla1.1.hap2.+ XY, whole genome shotgun sequence and includes:
- the FMNL1 gene encoding formin-like protein 1; protein product: MGNAAGSAEQPASPAALSPKHPAAPKQPMPAAGELEERFNRVLNCMNLPPDKVQLLSQYDNEKKWELICDQERFQVKNPPEAYIQKLKSYLEIGGVSRKVAADWMSNLGFKRRVQESTQVLRELETSLRTNHIGWVQEFLNEENRGLDVLLEYLASVQCSVTYYMESTDNGAPGSEKSKPLEQSVEDLSKGPPSSLLPQPKSRHLTIKLTPAHSRKALRNSRIVSQKDDVHVCIMCLRAIMNYQSGFSLVMNHPACVNEIALSLNNKNPRTKALVLELLAAVCLVRGGHDIILSAFDNFKEVCGEQHRFEKLMEYFRNEDSNIDFMVACMQFINIVVHSVENMNFRVFLQYEFTHLGLDLYLERLRLTESDKLQVQIQAYLDNVFDVGALLEDTETKNAVLEHVEELQEQVALLTERLRDAENESMAKIAELEKQLSQARKELETLRERFSESTPMGTSRRPSEPEKVPAPAPARPSALELKVEELEEKGLIRILRGPGDAVSIEILPVAVATPSGSDAPTPGVPTGSPSPELPPAAEPVPGAATPPPPLPPPLPGLPSQQEATPLAPPLAPPLPGSPEPPPPPPLPGDQPPPPPPPPLPPGADGPVPPPPPPPPGGPSAALGGPSSEMGPGMKAKKPIQTKFRMPLLNWVALKPNQITGTVFTELNDEKVLQELDMSDFEEQFKTKSQGPNLDLSALKSKAAQKAPSKATLIEANRAKNLAITLRKGNLGADRICQAIETYDLQTLGLDFLELLTRFLPTEYEHSLIARFEREQRPIEELSEEDRFMLRFSRIPRLPERVNTLTFLGNFPDTAQLLMPQLNAIIAASMSIKSSDKLRQILEIVLAFGNYMNSSKRGAAYGFRLQSLDALLEMKSTDRKQTLLHYLVKVIAEKYPQLTGFHSDLHFLDKAGSVSLDSVLADVRSLQRGLELTQREFVRQDDCAVLKEFLRANSPIMDKLLADSKTAQEAYESVVEYFGENPKTTSPSMFFSLFSRFIKAYKKAEQEVEQWKKAAAAQEAGTDTPGKGEPPAPKSPPKIRRQQMDLISELKRKQQKEPLIYESDRDGAIEDIITDLRNQPYIRADTGRRSARRRPPGPPLQLTSDLSL